In Lysinibacillus sp. 2017, the DNA window TTTAATAAATAGTGTTCTGTTAATTTTGCAAGTTCAGCATTAAAAATTTCGAGCATTTTTACGGCATCGTCTTTAATAATTAAATCTAGCACTTTTTTTACAACTTTCTTAGTGACCACACTACCTAATATAAGTCCAATAATCCCACCAATTAAACTAATAACCGCCGTACTTACATGTGGAATGGTAAACCCAATCCCGCCACCGATTATTAAACCGATTATACTCCCAGCAACACTTGCTGCTGTTTTTGATATATTTTTAAAAAGCTGAGCTGGAGACATTTCCCCTTTAATCGCACGAACAACGTCCACACTACTCATCACTCCTGTTACAATGGCACCCGTTACAACATTTGCGTTGAGTAATGTTATGGCTTTTTTTGCAGCAATTGAACTATACATCGCTTTTTTCGTTGCACTCCCAGCCATTTTTTTCACGGCTACTTTCGCACCATTTTGTCTAATTGCCCCAACGATTCCTTCATCCAACTGGATATGCTCTACTATATTAACTAATTGAATTTGCTCTTCAATTACTTCCTCGGCAAACGATTCACCGACAACTGATAGGCCTGTAATAACAGCATTTTCAACGGCATCCTCACGTATTGCCCCATTCCATTTACTTTGTGCAAATGAGATTGCTGTACTCATCCCGATTGTTTCTTCGTTAAATGTAATCATCCCTTGCTCATCCATTTGAAGATGATGAATGTTTCCAGCTTGTGCGATATGACGAATTTGTAAGTAAGTGAAGGCACCTTTTTTAATTACTTCATTTTCCATGAAATGGGCGTACACTTCATCAAATTGATCGAATGGTACTTCTAAATATCTTATTTGTTCTTTGTCTAATTGATCTAGTATTCCTTCACAGATTGCTATTGTTTTTTCAACGGTTGGACAGTATGCGTTATGTAATACTTGCCGATGTTTTTTCGAAAGCAAAAGTTGTTCCACGAAGTTACCTCCTGTATGTAAGTCCTCCATTATCATAATGGGATTCATGGATGTTGTACAGAATTTTTAGATTTATATTTTAATCATTGATAATGCTAGTTTCGTTCTATTAAGATTTTCGATAAAAGAGAACTTTTGCATGTACTAGTACGGCGCTGTAGCTAGGCAAAACATGAAAAAAGAGAGCCGTTGTTCAGCTCCCTTTATCTCGATTATTTACCTGTGAATTGTGGTGCTCGCTTTTCGACAAAGGCTTTAATTCCTTCGAAGTGATCTTTTGTTTGACGCATTTTTACTTGTCCCGCTGATTCACCTTCTAGAATACGATCTAGTTCAGGTAAATTGGCATTGTGTAAAATTTGCTTTGTTTCAATCATCGCTAAAATTGGTGAAGCTAATAATTTCCCTACTAATTGATCCACTGTTACAGCAGCTGCGCCGTCGGGTACATTATAATCGATTAGACTTAGTGCAAGTGCTTCTTCACCATTTAGAACTTTCCCTTCCCAAATCATTTGCTTCGCCTTTACTGTACCAAGACGTTGCTTCATGAAGAAATGCCCAGCCCCATCTGGAATCAGCCCAATACCAATAAAGTTCATCGCTAGTTTGCTTGACTCTTCCGCAACAATGATGTCTGAACCAAGGGCCAAACTAAAGCCTAATCCAGCAGATGCACCGTGAATTTGCGCAATCGTAATCATTGGTAACGTATAATAAGCTTTTACTAAACGTGCAATATCGCCCATAACTGTTCCAAAATCGGAAAAATCCTCAGAAGCTGCCATCATTTTTACGTCGCCACCTGCTGAAAATACTTTCCCTTCCCCTTTAATAACAAGAATCTGAACATCAGTCTCGTTATGTAATGCCTCAAAGCATTCAGCTAATTCGCGCATCATTGTGAAATCCATTGCATTCATCGCATGTGGACGATTTAATAATAACGTCGCTTTACGATCAGCAATTTCTAATTTTATTGTTTCAAAATTCATATAGACACCCCTTTTAATGAATAATCATTCATTTCGACATTAGATGCTACATTTCCTCTATTTACTCAAATATTTTCCGACCTGCCGCCCAGAAAATAGGCAGCCTCCAACAAAGGTTCCCTCTAGTGAACGATAGCCATGGACTCCACCACCGCCAAATCCACTCACCTCTCCTGCGGCAAACAACCCATCAATCGGATCGCCAAAATCATTTAATACTTGTCCATTCAAATTCGTTTGTAAGCCACCTAATGTTTTGCGCGTTAAAATATTGAGTCGCACGGCAATAAGCGGACCTGCAGCTGGATCCAAAATTTTATGAGGCTTTGCGGCACGAATTAATTTGTCACCTAAATAATTACGTGCACCATGTATCGCTGTCACTTGTGCATCTTTTGAAAATGAATTTTCAATTTCACGATCTCTCGCTAAAACTTGCTCTTTTATATGCATAAAATCAAGCAAATCATTCCCTACTAACTGATTCATACCATCAACTAGTTCTTTTAATCCTTCTGCGATGACAAAATCCTCTCCGTGCTCTTTGAATGCTTGTACTGGTGCTGGTGGTCCTGGTAACACACGCTTTAAAATATCTGCCACGCTTTTATTTGTTAAATCTGGATTTTGCTCAGAGCCCGATAAAGCAAATTCCTTCTCTATAATTTTCTCGGTTAAAATAAACCATGAATAATCATAGCCTGATTTTTGAATGGCTTCTAATGTACTTAATGTATCAAATCCTGGGAAGTTCGGTGCTGCGAAACGATTGCCTTTTGCATCAAACCACATCGATGAAGGACCCGGTAAAATTCGAATGCCGTGATTTTTCCAAATTGGATCCCAGTTACGTAACCCTTCTGTGTAATGCCACATACGGTCACGATTCACAACACGGCCACCCGCTTGTTCTGCAATTTCCAACATTTTTCCATCAACATAAGCTGGTACACCCGCGACCATGTTTTGCGGTGGATTTCCTAAGCGTGCAGGCCAATTTTTCTTTACAAGGTCTAAATTGGCTCCGATACCACCACTAGCTACTACGACTGCATCTGCTTTATATTCAAAAGCTCCGATTGCTTCGCGAGAACTTGCCTCCCCTCGGCGAATCACACTATTCTCTAATACATTTCCGCGAATTCCAATAACAGAACCTTTTTTTGTCATGAGTTCAGTGACCTGATGACGCGGCTTAAAGTCTATCTGTCCCGCCTCTACCGCAGTTAAAACTTTGTTGACAAATGGCTCTACTAACCCAGGCCCTGTCCCCCAAACGATATGAAATCGAGGTACTGAATTACCATGACCACCCGCTAATGCTCCTCCTCTTTCAGCCCAACCGACTACAGGAAAAAATTGAATACCGTTTGATTTTAGCCAATTGTATTTTTCACTAGCAGCAAAGTCTACATAGGCTTTTGCCCATTTATAGCCCCAACTATCTTCATCTTCTAAACGATCAAAACCAGCTGCACCGCACCAATCTTGCCAGGCCAGTTCTTTATTATCTTTAATGCCCATTCGGCGTTGTTCTGGTGAATCAACTAAAAATAAGCCTCCGAATGACCAAAATGCTTGCCCACCAATTGAATTCTCCGGTTCTTGATCTACAAGCAACACCTTTTTACCCGCATCTATTAATTCACATGTAGCCGTTAAACCAGCTAATCCAGCTCCAATCACGATGACATCATAATGCATTATTTCATCCCCCTTTTTTGACCCTCTACATGTAACATTCGTGCAAATCTACATTTCCCCTTCCATAACTTAGCCAAAGATGAAACCGATTTTTTTATAACGTGACAAAATTATGTCAGAAAAATAAAAGCGAATATCTTAATTAATATGAGGTCTGAATAATTTTCTGTAAATTCAATTAAATTCAGACAAATCAACATGGTTAGCGCTTACATTCTCTTCCCTTAAAAGCGAACAATCAATGGATTATAACCTATAATAGTTCGTATTAAAGGTTTGTCTTGAGTAAATAAGCGAAATAAAATGAAATAAACAGAAAATTCCGTTGACAAAGGTGAACAATCGGGTTTATGATGTTAACAAATTTAATCACGAAAAACTATTGTGATAGAGACATGCTTTTCGATTTGTATAGCAAAGAGAGCTGGTGGTTGGTGTAAACCAGTGTATATATCGAATGAGTTCCACTCTTGAATAGACTAACTGAAAATTCCAAGTAGGTTATTCCGTCCCATGCACGTTACGCATATAGATAAGGTTGCGCAATCATTTTTTAGAATATTGCGTCAACGAATAAGGGTGGTACCGCGATTTGTAAATTATAGCCTTTCGCCCCTTACAGTAACATGTGAGGGACGGAAGGCTTTTTATTTTGAATAAACCAACTAACGGACAGTTAAAAAGGGAGCGAATTTAATTATGGCAACAGAAGTAATCGAAAAAGCAACAAAAGCTATTAACGTATTTATTGCAGATCCACTAAGCGATGATGGTATTTTCCCATTACGTGAAGAAACGGAATTAGATTTAAATATTATTATCGATACAGGCCTAACACCAGAACAATTAATTTCAAAAATTGCTGATGTAGAAGTACTTCTTGTTCGTTCTCAAACGACTGTAACGCGTGAAGTGATTGAAGCGGCGAAAAGCTTGAAAATAATCGGACGTGCAGGTGTTGGGGTTGATAATATTGACTTAAATGCAGCAACTGAACACGGCATTATCGTTGTCAACGCACCTGATGGAAACACAAACTCTGCTGCTGAGCACACGATTGCGATGATGACTTCACTTGCTCGCTATATTCCACAAGCGTTTAACACACTTAAAAATGGTAAATGGGATCGTAAGTCTTATGTGGGTGTTGAGCTGAAAAATAAAACGTTAGGTGTTATCGGTATGGGACGTATCGGTGCAGAAGTAGCATATCGTGCGAAAGGTCAACGTATGAATGTTATCGCTTATGATCCGTTTTTATCAGAAGAACGTGCGAATGAGCTTGGCGTAACAAAAGGGACGGTAGACGACGTATGTGCGGCTGCTGATTTTATCACAGTACACACACCATTACTTCCAGAAACGAAGAACCTGATTAGTAAAGAACGCTTTGCCATTATGAAAGAAGGCGTACGCATTATTAACTGTGCACGTGGTGGCATTATTAACGAAGATGATTTATATGATGCGATCGTAGACGGTAAAGTCGCAGGTGCGGCACTGGACGTGTTCATCCAAGAGCCTGCAACTGATCATAAATTACTAACATTACCACAAGTCATTGCCACGCCACACTTAGGTGCCTCTACTGTGGAAGCACAAGAGTCAGTAGCAGTTGACGTTTCAAATGACATTATAAAATTCTTTAAAACAGGCACAGTAACAAATCCTGTGAACATGCCTTCAATTCCAAAAGAAAAACTTGCTGAAGTAGAGCCGTTCTTCGCTTTGGCAGAAAAACTAGGTAAATTCTTAATCCAAGTAACAGAAGAAAACATTCAAGAATTAAATATTTCTTACGCAGGTGAAGTGGCAAACTTTGATGTTCGTCCATTAACTGCCAACGCAATTAAGGGCTTGTTGTCAACAAATCATGGCTCACACGTAAACGATGTGAATGCGCGCTATTTAGCAGAACGTATCGGCATTAAAATTAACGAACATAAAACAACAACAGCAAAAGGCTTCACGAACTTAATTACGGTTGAAATCGTAACTGAAACAGAAAAACATCTTGTAGCAGGTACATTATTAAACGGTCTTGGTGCACGTATTGTAAAAGTAGAAGGCTTCGTAGTAGATGTCATTCCAAACGGTAACTTACTATACATTAAAAACCAAGATAAACCTGGTTCAATCGGTCGTGTAGCGACAAAATTAGCTGAAAAAGAAATTAATATCGCAACAATGCAAGTTGGTCGTGATCACGTCGGCGGTTCGGCTGTAATGATGTTAGCAGTAGATAATGAAGTAACGACAGAAGATTTAATCTTTGTGGCGCAACTTGAAAATATCGATGAAGTAAAATCTATTTCTCTATAATTATTTACACTCCCCTTGGTAATCTTCAATTTACTAAGGGGATTTTTCTGCAATTGTTCATTTTTCCCTAGTACAAACATATGTATTATTGTAGTCTTCCAATTTCCATATAGTTCTAATTAAGGATTTATAGTGAAGATTATTTAATTTTTATCAAAGGAATTGTATACTTAAAAAGTGATCAAATTTTTACTACTTTTATCCATTTTACTTCAAAGGGGTTATTATATGAGAAAAACAATACTTCGTTTTACAATCCTATTTGTTACGGCCATTGCATTTGTTTCATTCTCAACTTATGCAAGTGCTGAATTGAATCCTACTGTCCAAATAACAACAACTGACATTATTATTTTTGACGAA includes these proteins:
- the serA gene encoding phosphoglycerate dehydrogenase is translated as MATEVIEKATKAINVFIADPLSDDGIFPLREETELDLNIIIDTGLTPEQLISKIADVEVLLVRSQTTVTREVIEAAKSLKIIGRAGVGVDNIDLNAATEHGIIVVNAPDGNTNSAAEHTIAMMTSLARYIPQAFNTLKNGKWDRKSYVGVELKNKTLGVIGMGRIGAEVAYRAKGQRMNVIAYDPFLSEERANELGVTKGTVDDVCAAADFITVHTPLLPETKNLISKERFAIMKEGVRIINCARGGIINEDDLYDAIVDGKVAGAALDVFIQEPATDHKLLTLPQVIATPHLGASTVEAQESVAVDVSNDIIKFFKTGTVTNPVNMPSIPKEKLAEVEPFFALAEKLGKFLIQVTEENIQELNISYAGEVANFDVRPLTANAIKGLLSTNHGSHVNDVNARYLAERIGIKINEHKTTTAKGFTNLITVEIVTETEKHLVAGTLLNGLGARIVKVEGFVVDVIPNGNLLYIKNQDKPGSIGRVATKLAEKEINIATMQVGRDHVGGSAVMMLAVDNEVTTEDLIFVAQLENIDEVKSISL
- a CDS encoding FAD-binding dehydrogenase; this encodes MHYDVIVIGAGLAGLTATCELIDAGKKVLLVDQEPENSIGGQAFWSFGGLFLVDSPEQRRMGIKDNKELAWQDWCGAAGFDRLEDEDSWGYKWAKAYVDFAASEKYNWLKSNGIQFFPVVGWAERGGALAGGHGNSVPRFHIVWGTGPGLVEPFVNKVLTAVEAGQIDFKPRHQVTELMTKKGSVIGIRGNVLENSVIRRGEASSREAIGAFEYKADAVVVASGGIGANLDLVKKNWPARLGNPPQNMVAGVPAYVDGKMLEIAEQAGGRVVNRDRMWHYTEGLRNWDPIWKNHGIRILPGPSSMWFDAKGNRFAAPNFPGFDTLSTLEAIQKSGYDYSWFILTEKIIEKEFALSGSEQNPDLTNKSVADILKRVLPGPPAPVQAFKEHGEDFVIAEGLKELVDGMNQLVGNDLLDFMHIKEQVLARDREIENSFSKDAQVTAIHGARNYLGDKLIRAAKPHKILDPAAGPLIAVRLNILTRKTLGGLQTNLNGQVLNDFGDPIDGLFAAGEVSGFGGGGVHGYRSLEGTFVGGCLFSGRQVGKYLSK
- a CDS encoding enoyl-CoA hydratase; its protein translation is MNFETIKLEIADRKATLLLNRPHAMNAMDFTMMRELAECFEALHNETDVQILVIKGEGKVFSAGGDVKMMAASEDFSDFGTVMGDIARLVKAYYTLPMITIAQIHGASAGLGFSLALGSDIIVAEESSKLAMNFIGIGLIPDGAGHFFMKQRLGTVKAKQMIWEGKVLNGEEALALSLIDYNVPDGAAAVTVDQLVGKLLASPILAMIETKQILHNANLPELDRILEGESAGQVKMRQTKDHFEGIKAFVEKRAPQFTGK